A single genomic interval of Halichondria panicea chromosome 2, odHalPani1.1, whole genome shotgun sequence harbors:
- the LOC135331086 gene encoding uncharacterized protein LOC135331086: protein MVVRTLLLVVLCVSFTLAEQTIFTNDEISELFKTALNRYKKFSERGNIPAPDVPSTFTRHIIQGKLMKLDYILIDVLKLYKVIVPDEFVVEQSQVADLKGVFQETAKEILLLVKEIEVSQPTGTRLRVSLKWPQSTPFNKLHEFDFSFPIISDQYRKPAPNIILRPPDFIQVVTAAFDCFKEFTNSGNQLGSAKPYSLFEFQNNDLQLSYIIDDAEKIFTAEVPDNFLVKESEISRIKNVLETPKSSMPGSGTIGVSPRLVNGHKFVYIPWKAPSNNYEFRLSFHVASGHKSSLLLKLLAHLIH, encoded by the coding sequence ATGGTTGTTCGTACTCTACTATTAGTTGTGCTGTGTGTCAGCTTCACACTAGCTGAGCAGACCATCTTCACAAATGACGAGATTTCGGAGCTGTTTAAAACGGCTCTCAACAGGTACAAGAAGTTCTCAGAACGTGGTAACATACCAGCCCCCGATGTGCCATCGACTTTCACACGCCACATAATACAAGGCAAACTGATGAAGCTGGACTACATACTAATTGATGTACTGAAGCTCTACAAAGTGATCGTGCCAGATGAATTCGTCGTCGAGCAATCTCAAGTCGCAGATCTGAAGGGGGTGTTTCAGGAAACAGCTAAGGAAATTTTACTTTTGGTCAAGGAAATAGAGGTTTCCCAACCGACGGGCACTCGCTTGAGAGTTTCCCTCAAGTGGCCTCAGAGCACTCCCTTCAATAAACTCCATGAGTTCGACTTTAGCTTTCCTATTATCTCTGATCAGTACCGCAAACCAGCCCCTAACATCATTTTACGTCCACCAGATTTTATCCAGGTGGTGACAGCAGCTTTTGATTGTTTCAAAGAATTCACCAATTCTGGCAATCAGCTGGGTAGTGCAAAACCATACTCTTTGTTCGAGTTTCAAAACAACGACTTGCAATTGTCCTACATAATCGATGATGCAGAGAAGATATTCACGGCTGAGGTACCTGACAACTTCCTTGTTAAAGAGTCAGAAATTTCAAGAATCAAAAATGTACTGGAAACGCCTAAAAGTAGTATGCCTGGCTCTGGTACTATTGGTGTATCTCCTCGACTAGTTAATGGTCATAAGTTTGTGTATATTCCCTGGAAGGCCCCCTCTAATAACTATGAGTTTCGATTATCCTTCCATGTGGCTAGTGGGCACAAATCCTCTCTCCTGCTGAAGCTGTTGGCTCATCTTATTCATTAG
- the LOC135331085 gene encoding uncharacterized protein LOC135331085, translated as MVVRTLLLVVLCVSFTLAEQTIFTNDEISELFKTALNRYKKFSERGNIPAPGVPSTFTLHVIQGKRMKLDYMIIDEQRLYKVIVPDGFVVEQSQLAQLKEVFQENTENILSLVNKIEVTQPTDTRSSVSLKWPQGRAFNNFYKFTFSFPCISDYLVPVPMPSVILRPPDIIQVVTAAFNRFKKFTENGNQLNDLHHPYSLFKIQNNDLELSYIIEDTVKIFTAEAHDKFLVKESDFSIIENVLETPKSSMPGSGTIGVSPRLVNGHKFVYIPWKAPSNNYEFRLSFHVASGNKSSLLLKLLAHLIH; from the coding sequence ATGGTTGTTCGTACTCTACTATTAGTTGTGCTGTGTGTCAGCTTCACACTAGCTGAGCAGACCATCTTCACAAATGACGAGATTTCGGAGCTGTTTAAAACAGCTCTCAACAGGTACAAGAAGTTCTCAGAACGTGGCAACATACCAGCCCCCGGTGTGCCATCGACTTTCACACTCCACGTAATACAAGGCAAACGGATGAAGCTGGATTACATGATAATTGATGAACAGAGACTCTATAAAGTGATCGTGCCCGATGGATTCGTCGTCGAGCAATCTCAACTCGCACAACTGAAGGAAGTGTTCCAAGAAAATACTGAGAATATTTTATCGCTAGTCAATAAAATTGAGGTTACCCAACCAACGGACACTCGCTCGAGTGTTTCCCTCAAGTGGCCTCAGGGCAGGGCCTTCAATAATTTCTACAAGTTCACCTTCAGCTTCCCTTGTATCTCTGACTACCTGGTACCAGTACCTATGCCTAGCGTCATCTTACGTCCACCAGATATTATCCAGGTGGTGACAGCAGCTTTTAACCGTTTCAAAAAATTCACCGAAAACGGCAATCAGCTGAATGATTTACACCACCCATACTCTTTGTTCAAGATTCAAAACAATGACTTGGAATTGTCGTACATTATCGAGGATACGGTAAAGATATTCACGGCTGAGGCACACGACAAGTTCCTTGTTAAAGAATCAGATTTTTCAATAATCGAAAATGTACTGGAAACGCCTAAAAGTAGTATGCCTGGCTCTGGTACTATTGGTGTATCTCCTCGACTAGTTAATGGTCATAAGTTTGTGTATATTCCCTGGAAGGCCCCCTCTAATAACTATGAGTTTCGATTATCCTTCCATGTGGCTAGTGGGAACAAATCATCTCTCCTGCTGAAGCTGTTGGCTCATCTTATTCATTAG
- the LOC135331084 gene encoding uncharacterized protein LOC135331084 yields the protein MVVRTLVLVVLCVSFTLAEQTIFTNDEISELFKTALNRYKKFSERGNIPAPGVPSTFTRHIIQGKLMKLDYVLHVIDTLKLYKVIVPDEFVVEQSQLADLKGVFQETAKEILLLVKEIEVTQPTGTRLRVSLKWPQSTPFNKLYEFDFSFPIISKYRKPAPNIVLSQLDIITVVTEAFNRFKEFTDFVNQLGNAKPYSLFNFQNVLKIQNNDLQLSYIIDDAEKIFTAEAHDKFLVKESDFSIIENALETPKSSMPDSGTIGVSPRLVNGHKFVYIHWKAPSNNYEFRLSFHVDSGHKSSLLLKLLAHLIH from the coding sequence ATGGTTGTTCGTACTCTAGTATTAGTTGTGCTGTGTGTCAGCTTCACACTAGCTGAGCAGACCATCTTCACAAATGACGAGATTTCGGAGCTGTTTAAAACGGCTCTCAACAGGTACAAGAAGTTCTCAGAACGTGGCAACATACCAGCCCCCGGTGTGCCATCGACTTTCACACGTCACATAATACAAGGCAAACTGATGAAGCTGGACTACGTACTACATGTAATTGATACACTGAAGCTCTACAAAGTGATCGTGCCAGATGAATTTGTCGTCGAGCAATCTCAACTCGCAGATCTGAAGGGGGTATTTCAAGAAACAGCTAAAGAAATTTTACTTTTGGTCAAGGAAATAGAGGTTACCCAACCGACGGGCACTCGCTTGAGAGTTTCCCTCAAGTGGCCTCAGAGCACTCCCTTCAATAAACTCTATGAGTTCGACTTTAGCTTCCCTATTATCTCTAAGTACCGCAAACCAGCCCCTAACATCGTTTTAAGTCAACTAGATATCATCACGGTGGTGACAGAAGCTTTTAATCGTTTCAAAGAATTCACCGATTTTGTCAACCAGCTGGGTAATGCAAAACCATACTCTTTGTTCAATTTTCAAAACGTATTAAAGATTCAAAACAACGACTTGCAATTGTCCTACATAATCGATGATGCAGAGAAGATATTCACGGCTGAGGCACACGACAAGTTCCTTGTTAAAGAATCAGATTTTTCAATAATCGAAAATGCACTGGAAACGCCTAAAAGTAGTATGCCTGACTCTGGTACTATTGGTGTATCTCCTCGACTAGTTAATGGTCATAAGTTTGTGTATATTCACTGGAAGGCCCCCTCTAATAACTATGAGTTTCGATTATCCTTCCATGTGGATAGTGGGCACAAATCCTCTCTCCTGCTGAAGCTGTTGGCTCATCTTATTCATTAG